TATTAAAAAGAAATGAAACGTTAATTGTAGAAAAAATCGATGCTTTCCTAAATCAGGATAAAAATAAAAAAGAAGTTAATTTAGAAGAATTAGTAGATATTGATGAATATGTAACACAACGCTTAGCTTCAGGAGAATTAATGGAAAGTATTGTAGATGATTTAAAAAGTAGAGGAGTAGATTTAGTATCTAGAACTTTAGAAAAATCATTACAGCAAGAAAGTTATATTGATGGTTTATTAGAAAACTCTTCAAATAGATTCACGAAAGAACATTTGAAAAGAAAATATGCTATGAATGATGATGAGATAAGAATCATCCAGCAAAAAGTGAAGTTAAAGTCTCAAAACAATATAACTGTTGGAATTTTATTAATAATTATTGGAGTAGCTTTTTTATTATTAGGAGGATTAAGTTCTGTTAGACATATAATTTTTCTAGTGACAATAATTTTGTCAGGTATTTTTAGCTTAATTTCTGGACTTGAAAAACGAAAATCTATTTAAAAAAACTATCAATATAAATCTAGTTTAATATTTCTTTTAGTTTTTAGGATAACTAATTAATAATCCGTACATTTGCACGCCTTTTTACGACAACAGATGATTAAAAAGGTGAAAATTAATATTTATAAGTTTAATCTCTCTTTGTGTTATTGTCGTTAAATTTCTGAATAACAAAAAGATACAAATTTATTTCAGACATGTCTGAAGAAACAAAAAAAACAGTTGATGCAACTGTAAATCCAGCACAATTTTTAGCAACTTTTAACTGGCATAAATACGAAGAAGGTATTGATGAAGTTGATGAGTCAAAATTAAAAGAATTCGAACAAGCGTTAGAAGGAACTGTAGGTTTCGTAAATGAGCGTGATGTAATTGAAGGTGAAGTTGTACGTGTAACAGATCGTGATGCTATCATCGATATTAACTCTAAATCTGAAGGAGTTATTTCTTTAAACGAATTCCGTTACAATCCAAATTTAGCTGTTGGTGATAAAGTAGAAGTATTAGTTGACAAAAGAGAAGATTCTTCTGGTCAATTAGTATTATCTCACAAAAAAGCTCGTGTAATCAAAGCATGGGATAGAGTTAATAACGCACACGAAACTGGAGAAATCGTTAATGGTTTTGTTAAGTGTAGAACTCGTGGTGGTATGATCGTTGACGTATTTGGTATTGAAGCTTTC
This genomic stretch from Tenacibaculum jejuense harbors:
- a CDS encoding DUF308 domain-containing protein; the encoded protein is MDLEAIKHNYAQMENFELIKLANEIEKLKEEVIPILKKELLKRNETLIVEKIDAFLNQDKNKKEVNLEELVDIDEYVTQRLASGELMESIVDDLKSRGVDLVSRTLEKSLQQESYIDGLLENSSNRFTKEHLKRKYAMNDDEIRIIQQKVKLKSQNNITVGILLIIIGVAFLLLGGLSSVRHIIFLVTIILSGIFSLISGLEKRKSI